The following are encoded together in the Patagioenas fasciata isolate bPatFas1 chromosome 7, bPatFas1.hap1, whole genome shotgun sequence genome:
- the LOC139828431 gene encoding uncharacterized protein, with amino-acid sequence MSTCIVRISAEIVGKRALINGTSLHPPAPRENSSSCFYYSLHFLLLFLFLISSFCSPSLLRCCFFLPAAGGSWQLGTASHGGGWWGLAEKWAAAGGGTGARGGGWDPQFVAVHETRLSRRTQVVAGSRVASSLAALPLLRDWLLLVSPLSSERTPWNKVHYFCYSFLSLTQRYIVKFSRVNEMSIFWTFQLHHFCLSLPGAFGITVQNPGKMKDLRLSSVSL; translated from the exons ATGAGCACGTGCATTGTCAGAATTTCTGCAGAAATTGTagggaaaagagctctcataAATGGCACTTCCCTTCATCCCCCCGCCCCCCGGGAAAATTCCTCTTCTTGTTTTTACTATTCACTACATTTccttcttttattcctttttctgaTCTCGTCCTTTTGTTCCCCTTCCCTCCTCAGatgctgcttcttcctccccGCAGCggggggctcctggcagctggGGACAGCCAGCCACGGCGGCGGATGGTGGGGGCTTGCCGAAAAGTGGGCTGCTGCTGGCGGGGGCACCGGCGCCCGAGGAGGAGGATGGGACCCACAGTTTGTTGCTGT GCACGAGACCCGGCTCAGCAGGCGGACGCAGGTGGTCGCAGGCAGCCGAGTCGCCTCCAGCCTGGCAGCTCTGCCGCTTCTCCGGGACTGGCTTCTGCTTGTGTCACCCCTGTCCTCCGAACGGACACCATGGAACAAAGTGCA CTATTTCTGCTACAGCTTCCTGTCCTTGACCCAACGATACATTGTGAAGTTCTCCCGAGTCAATG AAATGTCTATCTTTTGGACATTCCAACTCCATCACTTCTGCTTGTCCTTGCCAGGAGCCTTCGGTATCACTGTTCAG aatccTGGTAAAATGAAGGATTTAAGGTTATCATCTGTCTCTCTCTAA